One Bdellovibrio bacteriovorus str. Tiberius DNA segment encodes these proteins:
- a CDS encoding aspartate carbamoyltransferase catalytic subunit: MSSRKNFSILDLRSLEKTKIDFLFSIADSVAAAKSAPIQGFGKTGALLFFEASTRTRMSFETACARLGIHPLRLDGGAGSSLEKGETLEDTVLNVEAMKPSFLVIRCGDDLDLKDLSEKISTPILNAGWGKKGHPTQALLDAYTIRKHLGTCAGQKLLIVGDVRHSRVAASHFELAEKLGYEVALCGPKEFLPAQPPCRVFASLLEGLQWSTAAMALRVQLERHENKYSLADYRDQYGFTVKNLQALSDKALILHPGPINQGTELDSEVLKDPRCKVLDQVSNGVLIRQSLIQMTLKEGE, from the coding sequence ATGTCGTCTAGGAAAAATTTCTCCATTCTTGATCTTCGTTCGCTTGAAAAAACAAAAATCGATTTCCTATTCTCTATTGCCGACTCTGTTGCGGCGGCAAAATCGGCTCCTATTCAGGGCTTCGGAAAAACCGGAGCCCTTTTGTTTTTTGAAGCCAGCACTCGCACCCGCATGAGCTTTGAAACAGCCTGCGCACGTTTGGGAATCCATCCGTTGCGCCTGGATGGAGGCGCGGGCAGCAGTCTTGAAAAAGGCGAAACCCTTGAAGATACGGTTTTGAATGTCGAGGCCATGAAGCCTTCTTTTTTGGTGATCCGCTGCGGGGATGATCTGGATCTGAAAGATCTTTCCGAAAAAATCAGCACTCCAATTTTGAATGCCGGCTGGGGAAAGAAAGGGCATCCGACGCAAGCGTTGCTGGATGCTTACACCATTCGCAAACATCTGGGCACCTGTGCGGGCCAAAAGCTTCTGATTGTCGGCGATGTTCGCCACAGCCGGGTGGCCGCCTCGCACTTCGAACTGGCAGAAAAGCTGGGTTACGAAGTGGCGCTGTGTGGTCCGAAAGAGTTCCTGCCTGCGCAACCGCCCTGCCGTGTGTTTGCTTCTTTGCTGGAAGGACTTCAGTGGTCCACAGCCGCGATGGCTTTGCGAGTGCAGTTAGAGCGCCATGAAAACAAGTATTCCTTGGCGGACTATCGTGATCAGTACGGCTTCACGGTCAAAAACCTGCAGGCCCTGTCGGACAAAGCCCTGATTCTGCATCCGGGCCCGATCAATCAGGGAACCGAGCTTGATTCTGAGGTTCTGAAAGATCCACGCTGCAAAGTTCTGGATCAAGTTTCCAATGGTGTGTTGATTCGTCAAAGTCTGATTCAAATGACATTGAAAGAGGGGGAATGA